From the Clostridium putrefaciens genome, one window contains:
- a CDS encoding iron-containing alcohol dehydrogenase: MKNFNYSIPTKIFFGRDQINVLGDQIKKYGSKVLLVYGGGSIKKSGLYEKVVDIFNKNNIIFWELPGVEPNPRITSVRKGAEICKQNHIDIILAVGGGSSIDCSKVIGAAACYDGEPWDLVIDPRKIKKVLPIASILTLAATGSEMDAGAVITNLETNQKLGTGHKDMAPKFSILDPTNTFTVPKSQTAAGTADIMSHIFEVYFNNTKGVYLQDRMAEALLKTCINYGSKAMENPEDYEARSNLMWASSLAINGLLTYGKETKWSVHPMEHELSAFYDITHGVGLAILTPHWMKYVLNDHTLNKFVEYGVNVWNIDENLDKYEIAHKSIEETKKFFISLGIPSTLREVGIEEESLEKMANQSTVRGSIGNFLPLDSKDILNIYKAAL, translated from the coding sequence ATGAAAAATTTTAATTACTCAATTCCAACAAAGATATTTTTTGGAAGAGATCAGATAAACGTTTTAGGAGATCAGATAAAGAAGTATGGTTCTAAGGTTCTGCTTGTTTATGGTGGTGGAAGTATAAAGAAAAGCGGATTATATGAAAAGGTTGTAGATATCTTCAATAAAAACAACATTATATTTTGGGAACTTCCAGGTGTAGAGCCAAATCCAAGAATAACAAGTGTAAGAAAAGGAGCAGAAATTTGCAAGCAAAATCATATAGATATCATCCTTGCTGTAGGGGGAGGAAGTTCAATTGATTGTTCAAAGGTTATAGGAGCAGCTGCATGCTATGATGGAGAACCATGGGACCTGGTTATAGATCCAAGAAAAATAAAAAAGGTTCTTCCAATTGCAAGCATACTTACATTAGCAGCTACGGGATCTGAAATGGATGCGGGCGCAGTAATTACAAATTTAGAAACTAATCAAAAACTTGGAACAGGTCATAAAGATATGGCTCCTAAGTTTTCAATTTTGGATCCAACAAATACATTTACTGTGCCAAAGAGCCAAACAGCAGCGGGTACGGCAGATATAATGAGTCATATTTTTGAAGTGTATTTCAATAATACAAAAGGAGTTTATCTTCAAGATAGAATGGCCGAAGCGCTACTTAAAACTTGTATAAATTATGGTTCAAAGGCAATGGAAAATCCTGAAGATTATGAAGCTAGATCTAACCTTATGTGGGCATCAAGCCTTGCAATAAATGGGCTTTTAACCTATGGAAAAGAAACAAAATGGAGTGTTCATCCAATGGAACATGAGTTAAGTGCATTTTATGATATTACTCACGGTGTAGGACTTGCAATATTAACACCACATTGGATGAAGTATGTTTTAAATGATCATACACTAAATAAATTTGTTGAATATGGAGTTAATGTTTGGAATATTGATGAGAATTTAGACAAATATGAAATAGCACATAAGTCAATAGAAGAAACAAAGAAGTTCTTTATATCTTTAGGTATACCTTCTACATTAAGGGAAGTTGGTATAGAAGAAGAAAGTTTAGAAAAGATGGCAAATCAATCTACTGTAAGAGGTAGTATTGGTAATTTCCTACCTTTAGATTCAAAGGATATACTAAATATATATAAAGCAGCATTGTAA
- a CDS encoding winged helix-turn-helix domain-containing protein, giving the protein MDNENLTLKSDLEIYTFGDFDVKYKGISIVYKFNNSPQIFNLFMFFISYRHRILSAEFIEENLWEDKEYQDSKSVIKGQIFRLRKLIKEASLEECNGELEKYIEIEFKSGGYSLNLKGDYFIDNEEFQKKIKIIKRAEELEIVDIEGDLFKQLQMTVNYDGEELYSGSLGDFSKENLYLADFQKGDSKEIDINVYLQGEETDNRYQDKYIKSQWIFTANVDGNQKMDKAKGNNIWGLPKTGGVSLITLCVAGVALMLVGVEKLLTNKERTDKTNF; this is encoded by the coding sequence ATGGATAATGAAAATTTAACATTAAAGTCAGACCTTGAGATTTATACATTCGGCGACTTTGATGTAAAGTACAAAGGAATTTCTATAGTTTATAAATTTAATAACAGTCCTCAAATTTTCAACTTGTTCATGTTTTTTATATCATATAGACATAGAATTTTAAGTGCCGAGTTTATAGAAGAAAATTTATGGGAAGACAAAGAGTATCAAGATTCAAAAAGTGTTATAAAAGGGCAAATATTTAGATTGAGAAAGCTAATAAAAGAGGCTAGCTTAGAAGAATGTAATGGTGAGTTAGAAAAATATATTGAAATTGAATTTAAAAGTGGAGGCTATTCTCTTAATCTAAAAGGAGATTATTTTATTGATAATGAGGAATTTCAAAAGAAAATCAAAATTATTAAGAGGGCTGAAGAGTTAGAGATAGTAGATATAGAAGGAGACCTATTTAAACAGCTTCAAATGACCGTGAATTATGATGGTGAAGAGTTATATAGTGGGAGTTTAGGTGACTTTTCAAAGGAAAATTTATATTTAGCTGATTTTCAAAAGGGAGATAGTAAAGAAATAGATATAAATGTATATCTTCAAGGAGAAGAAACAGATAATAGGTATCAAGATAAATATATTAAGTCACAGTGGATATTTACAGCAAATGTAGATGGAAATCAAAAGATGGATAAAGCTAAAGGGAATAACATCTGGGGACTCCCTAAAACTGGAGGCGTAAGTTTAATTACACTTTGTGTAGCTGGTGTAGCTTTAATGTTAGTTGGAGTGGAAAAGTTATTAACAAATAAAGAAAGAACAGATAAGACTAACTTCTAA
- a CDS encoding UPF0158 family protein, which yields MKELNIDLDLLLESFSINEDDLGKEYLDTNTGEIMNIPSELESIAKGSFEESKLEDWQKELLEESFKIKKDNNGRYIIIPTISEDYINNVMISFVNENIVSKDIENKLKEALSGNTAFRSFKSILFENHYELDQWHEYEEHKLKDYVVSWLFSNNIIMK from the coding sequence ATGAAAGAACTTAATATTGATTTAGATTTACTTTTAGAATCATTTTCAATTAATGAAGATGATTTAGGTAAGGAATATTTAGATACTAATACAGGTGAGATTATGAATATTCCTTCTGAATTAGAGAGTATAGCAAAAGGAAGCTTTGAAGAATCGAAACTAGAAGATTGGCAAAAAGAATTATTAGAAGAGTCATTTAAGATTAAAAAAGACAATAATGGTAGATACATAATTATACCTACTATTTCAGAAGACTATATAAATAATGTTATGATAAGCTTTGTAAATGAAAATATAGTTTCTAAGGATATTGAAAATAAACTTAAAGAGGCCTTGAGTGGGAATACAGCCTTTAGGAGTTTTAAAAGTATATTATTTGAAAATCATTATGAACTAGATCAGTGGCATGAATATGAAGAACATAAATTAAAAGATTATGTTGTAAGTTGGCTCTTTAGTAATAACATTATAATGAAATAG
- a CDS encoding trans-4-hydroxy-L-proline dehydratase activase yields MTLATTINIQKFSVHDGPGIRTTVFLKGCPLNCWWCHNPESQNKKHEILFFKERCTGCGVCVKRCPENAIEIKGGYPVTDKDKCILCGKCSDFCPTNAKEYVGQDLSVKEIMKEIIKDQVFYEESEGGVTFSGGEPMLYKDFLNEVLKACKIRGIHTAIDTSGEAPFESFDEIKDNVDLFLYDIKIMDTRRHKKYTGVGNELILENLKRLSDSGANIFVRMPIIAGINDDDLNIDASVAYLSKLNIIQVNLLPYHKMGMDKYKRLDIRYKLSGMEKPSDVRLEEIKDKFNKAGIKVKIGGG; encoded by the coding sequence TTGACTTTAGCAACTACAATAAATATCCAAAAGTTTTCAGTTCATGATGGACCGGGAATTCGTACCACGGTGTTCTTGAAAGGATGTCCTTTAAATTGTTGGTGGTGTCATAATCCAGAAAGTCAAAATAAAAAACATGAAATCCTGTTTTTTAAGGAGCGGTGTACGGGGTGTGGTGTATGTGTTAAAAGATGCCCTGAAAATGCTATTGAAATCAAAGGTGGGTATCCAGTAACAGATAAAGACAAATGTATACTTTGTGGTAAGTGTTCAGATTTTTGTCCTACAAATGCTAAAGAATATGTAGGACAAGACCTATCAGTTAAAGAAATTATGAAAGAAATTATAAAAGATCAAGTATTTTATGAGGAATCAGAAGGGGGAGTAACATTTTCAGGTGGAGAACCTATGTTATATAAAGACTTTTTAAATGAAGTATTAAAAGCTTGTAAAATTCGGGGTATCCATACAGCAATAGATACAAGTGGTGAGGCACCCTTTGAAAGTTTTGATGAAATAAAGGATAATGTAGATTTATTTTTATATGATATTAAAATCATGGATACTAGAAGGCATAAAAAATACACAGGGGTTGGCAATGAATTAATTCTTGAAAATTTGAAAAGGTTATCAGACTCTGGTGCTAATATATTTGTAAGGATGCCTATCATTGCAGGAATTAATGATGATGATTTAAATATAGATGCGAGTGTTGCTTATTTGTCGAAATTAAATATAATACAAGTTAATTTATTACCATATCATAAAATGGGTATGGATAAATATAAAAGATTAGACATTAGGTATAAGTTATCTGGTATGGAAAAGCCATCAGATGTAAGGTTAGAAGAAATAAAGGATAAATTCAACAAAGCAGGTATTAAAGTGAAGATAGGAGGGGGATAA